In Penaeus monodon isolate SGIC_2016 chromosome 7, NSTDA_Pmon_1, whole genome shotgun sequence, the following are encoded in one genomic region:
- the LOC119575257 gene encoding histone deacetylase 8-like yields MSTKKGPRVAFVTDAKLLALCDRVPIIRHRASITNSLICAYNLLDQVTVVPSVPASEEDIRGFHSEEYVQFLKTAEADREDLTEDEFGLGFDCPVIDNLWPLVCQIAGASLTAARALTSGQANYAINWYGGWHHAQRDSASGFCYVNDIVLAIRQLRVKFDKILYIDLDVHHGDGVENAFLFTPKVMTLSFHQLEAGFFPGTGEKHDVGCGKGRHYTLNVPYRVGINNKQFIYLFESILYELCEVYFPDAIVCQCGADAISGDPIGGGNLTPDAFRSCIQHIRNLNKPTLFLGGGGYNKVNAAKLWTAITSAIVDKPLSTDIPEHRFFPLYGPSFELEVSVGLRKSENSQKSLDETISTVRENIGKLAELLGKKT; encoded by the exons ATGTCGACCAAAAAAGGCCCAAGGGTCGCGTTTGTCACAGACGCGAAACTGCTCGCTCTCTGCGACCGAGTGCCCATCATAAGGCATAGG GCAAGTATCACCAACAGCCTTATCTGTGCCTATAACTTACTTGATCAAGTTACAGTCGTCCCCTCGGTCCCTGCCTCTGAGGAGGATATCAGGGGGTTCCACTCAGAGGAGTACGTGCAGTTCCTGAAGACAGCCGAGGCAGACCGCGAGGATCTGACAGAGGATGAGTTTGGCCtag GGTTTGACTGTCCTGTGATTGACAACCTATGGCCCTTGGTGTGCCAGATTGCAGGAGCTTCACTAACAGCAGCTCGGGCTCTTACCTCAGGTCAGGCCAACTATGCAATAAACTGGTACGGAGGATGGCATCATGCACAGAG AGATTCTGCTTCTGGCTTTTGTTATGTGAATGACATTGTTTTGGCTATTCGTCAGCTGCGTGTGAAGTTTGACAAGATTCTTTACATTGACCTGGATGTTCATCATG GAGACGGAGTAGAGAATGCCTTCCTCTTCACCCCAAAGGTGATGACACTCTCGTTCCATCAGCTGGAGGCAGGGTTCTTCCCAGGCACAGGAGAGAAGCATGACGTTGGCTGTGGCAAAGGGCGGCACTACACACTTAATGTACCATATAGAGTGGGGATAAACAACAAGcagttcatttatttgtttgaaaG tatcctGTATGAGTTGTGTGAGGTATATTTTCCTGATGCAATAGTATGCCAGTGTGGTGCTGATGCCATTAGTGGAGACCCCATAGGAGGAGGAAACCTGACACCAGATGCTTTTAGATCCTGCATACAACACATCCGGAATCTTAATAAGCCAACTCTTTTCCTTGGAGGAG GAGGCTACAATAAAGTGAATGCTGCTAAGCTGTGGACTGCAATTACTTCTGCTATTGTGGACAAACCATTGAGTACAGACATCCCAGAGCACAGG TTCTTTCCTCTTTATGGACCGAGTTTTGAGCTTGAAGTCAGTGTAGGACTTCGCAAGAGTGAAAATTCACAGAAATCACTTGATGAGACAATAAGTACAGTGCGAG AAAATATTGGTAAATTGGCAGAACTACTTGGGAAGAAAACTTAA